From the genome of Cystobacter fuscus DSM 2262:
TGGGGCTTGAGGCCCCGCTGCTCCCACTGGACCATGGCATCGAAGGCGGCGACCTGTTCGGCGGTGGTGAAATCGCAGTGGCTGACGCCGCGGATGGCGCGCTGGACGAGCCACTGGGAGGTGCCCTGGGCATCCGCGCGGCGCTTGAAGATCTGCTCCATGCTGAAGGGGACGAACAGATCGCCCAGCGTGTGGAGGCTGACCACGGGAACCGAGATGCGGGCATTCGTCTTGGGAATCCATCGGAGCCCATCGCGGCGGAGCCTGTTGGCCTCGGGGTCTCCGCGCACGCGGTAGATGGAGGCATTGAACGCCTGCTCCTCGGCGGAGAGGCTCGCGTCGGCATCGAACTGGAACTGGATGTCCACGGTGGAGATGCCGTCCCGGTTGAGGATGCCGTCCAAGGTGCCGGAGCCGCCGAAGGTGCCCCAGAGCAGGTCCTGGATGCTCCTGGCCAGGGGGCCACTGAAGCCGGGGTCGAACAGGGGCCGCTCGCCACCGGTCAGGTGCTTGACGACCTGCTTCACTTTGTCGCCCTGGGGAGTCACCTCGGTGGGGTAGGTCTTGAAGAGCGCGGCCTTCACGCCAGGTTGGATCAGCGCCCAGTCCTCCACCGGCCAGCCCGAGGCGGGGTAGCCCGCGAGCTGCTGGGCGGCGAGCCCGTAGGCGGCGAAGTAATTGAACAGCTCCGAGTCGCCCAGCACGCCGCACATGGGGACGGCGCCGTCGTAGCGGACCTTGTGGTTGGCGGTCTCGAGGGTCTCCGCGTCGATGGCGGCGGCGGCGACATGTCCGCCCATGGAGTGACCGATGATGTACGTCTTGCGAGGGGCCTCGAGCGGGCGGCCCCGCTCGGAGGCGATGCGCGTGAAGGCGAGCGCGAGGGCGTTGGTGTCCTCGATTCCCGCGCGCACGTCATAGGAGTTCTTCGAGTAGCTCGAAGCGGCCCAGGCGTACCCGTTCTCGAGGAGGTGGCGCCGGATGCTGGGGGTGCTGACGTTGAGGGTGCTCGCGGTGCCGGCGTACCCGTGCGCGTACATCACGAGCATGCCATTCCAGTTCTTGGGGACCTCGATGCGATAGCCGCTGCCCTCGAGGGTGCCCCACCAGCGGTCGCTCTCGGGGGCGTTGGACAGGGCGGTGAAGGGCAGGGCCGCCTCGTCGACCGTATAGGTGCGCGAGTCCTGGCCGCGAGTCTCCTCGGGATCCACGGGGGGTGGATTCTGCCCATCTGGCGGGTTGTCCGGGTGCTCACAGCCGTGCAGGACCAGACCGGCGAGCGCGAGCGCCGCCGTCATGCGAAGGGTTCTTCTCATCGTGTTGTCTCCAGCGAGTACTTCGGGGTCATCTGGCTCACGTCCCGCGATTCGCACTCTTTGACACCGCAGCCGGGAGGATCAGAAAACCCGTTCCGCTCCCTCGCCTCCTACGAGTCGTCCGCCTCCCTGGTTGGGCGAGCGCTCGGGTCGTCCCGCGGTGGGCACTGCGCGCCCAGGACGTTG
Proteins encoded in this window:
- a CDS encoding alpha/beta hydrolase family protein, coding for MRRTLRMTAALALAGLVLHGCEHPDNPPDGQNPPPVDPEETRGQDSRTYTVDEAALPFTALSNAPESDRWWGTLEGSGYRIEVPKNWNGMLVMYAHGYAGTASTLNVSTPSIRRHLLENGYAWAASSYSKNSYDVRAGIEDTNALALAFTRIASERGRPLEAPRKTYIIGHSMGGHVAAAAIDAETLETANHKVRYDGAVPMCGVLGDSELFNYFAAYGLAAQQLAGYPASGWPVEDWALIQPGVKAALFKTYPTEVTPQGDKVKQVVKHLTGGERPLFDPGFSGPLARSIQDLLWGTFGGSGTLDGILNRDGISTVDIQFQFDADASLSAEEQAFNASIYRVRGDPEANRLRRDGLRWIPKTNARISVPVVSLHTLGDLFVPFSMEQIFKRRADAQGTSQWLVQRAIRGVSHCDFTTAEQVAAFDAMVQWEQRGLKPQGDEVLDPAVVSSSSYGCAFTNNTVGPDDPQTTGLIRASIVSAYPCPAR